In one window of Candidatus Dependentiae bacterium DNA:
- a CDS encoding peroxiredoxin: MSLIGKEAPQFSCDALVKGHIRTVSLKDFAEKYKILFFYPLDFSFVCPTELHSFQDIYQAVQERNGEILGISVDSVYSHQAWLDKPKAEGGIQGITYPLLSDMTKSLSRQYGILNEDKGISYRGVFLLDKNNIVQVVQVNNLNLGRNIQEILRLLDALIFTEQHGEVCPANWLAGEEGLKQTQESVIDYFAHKPQV; the protein is encoded by the coding sequence ATGTCACTTATAGGAAAAGAAGCACCCCAATTTTCATGCGACGCTTTGGTTAAGGGTCATATAAGAACCGTAAGCTTAAAAGATTTTGCTGAAAAATATAAAATTTTGTTTTTCTATCCGCTTGATTTTAGTTTTGTATGCCCTACAGAATTACATTCTTTTCAAGATATCTATCAAGCAGTTCAAGAGCGTAATGGTGAAATACTGGGCATTTCGGTTGATTCTGTGTATAGCCATCAAGCATGGCTTGACAAGCCTAAGGCAGAAGGGGGTATTCAAGGTATTACCTATCCATTGCTTTCAGATATGACTAAATCTCTCTCTCGTCAGTACGGTATACTCAATGAAGATAAGGGTATATCTTATCGTGGTGTTTTTTTACTTGATAAAAATAATATAGTACAAGTTGTGCAGGTTAATAACCTTAATTTGGGTCGTAATATACAAGAGATATTGCGGTTACTTGATGCTTTGATTTTTACCGAGCAGCATGGCGAAGTATGTCCAGCTAATTGGCTGGCAGGTGAAGAGGGACTTAAGCAAACTCAAGAGTCAGTTATTGATTACTTTGCGCATAAACCCCAAGTTTAA
- a CDS encoding NupC/NupG family nucleoside CNT transporter produces MSIGVYLLEHNRIYNLLGIFVILAIAFLFSNNRRHISVKLVVSGLLLHGLLALAVLKTTLGKQGIEYVAGLVAKLYEAADQGIEFVFGKLSIPTESWGFIFAIKVLPVIVFFGALMSLLFYLGIVQWLVSGISFLLRPLLGTSGAETLCAAANSFLGQTEAPLLVRGYLKNMTKSEFMVVMVSGMGSISGAILAVFARMGVPATHLLAASVMSIPATIVIAKILYPETEIPETAHGAQATFKSPSTNVLDAISTGTSDGLQLALNVGAMLIAFIALIGMLNGLLSFTCFKINELFSLNLPLITLDTVFSWVGLPFGWLLGFTGKEAIQAGELIGTKVAVNELVAYSKMVAMNLPERTKDILTYALCGFSNFSCIGIQIGGIGALVPEKRQWLSELGLRAVLGGALANLLSAMVASLVL; encoded by the coding sequence ATGTCTATTGGCGTCTATTTACTTGAGCATAATCGCATTTATAATCTTTTGGGTATCTTCGTTATTTTAGCAATTGCTTTCTTGTTTTCTAACAATAGAAGACATATAAGTGTTAAATTAGTTGTTAGTGGTCTTTTATTGCATGGTTTACTTGCTTTAGCGGTGCTTAAAACTACTTTGGGAAAACAAGGTATTGAATATGTAGCAGGGCTCGTGGCTAAACTCTATGAGGCTGCTGATCAAGGTATAGAATTTGTTTTTGGTAAATTGAGTATTCCTACTGAAAGCTGGGGATTTATTTTTGCTATTAAAGTGCTCCCGGTAATAGTTTTTTTTGGTGCTTTAATGTCTTTGCTGTTTTACTTGGGTATAGTGCAATGGCTTGTTTCAGGCATTAGTTTTTTATTAAGACCATTGCTTGGTACTTCAGGAGCAGAAACCCTGTGTGCAGCAGCTAATAGTTTTTTAGGTCAAACAGAAGCGCCATTACTTGTGCGTGGTTACCTTAAAAATATGACTAAGTCAGAGTTTATGGTTGTTATGGTAAGTGGTATGGGTAGTATTAGTGGTGCTATACTTGCAGTATTTGCTCGTATGGGTGTTCCTGCGACTCATTTGCTTGCAGCAAGTGTAATGTCTATTCCAGCCACTATAGTGATCGCAAAAATTTTGTATCCAGAAACAGAAATACCTGAAACTGCTCATGGAGCTCAAGCAACATTTAAGAGTCCATCGACTAATGTGCTTGATGCTATTTCAACAGGAACTTCTGATGGGCTGCAATTAGCACTTAATGTAGGGGCAATGCTTATAGCTTTTATAGCTCTTATAGGTATGCTTAATGGTCTTTTGAGTTTTACTTGTTTTAAAATTAACGAGTTGTTTTCTCTTAACTTGCCTCTTATTACTCTAGACACGGTATTTTCTTGGGTTGGTCTACCCTTTGGGTGGTTGCTTGGTTTTACTGGTAAAGAAGCTATACAAGCAGGTGAACTTATAGGTACCAAAGTAGCGGTTAATGAGCTTGTTGCTTATAGTAAAATGGTCGCTATGAATTTGCCTGAACGGACTAAAGATATACTAACGTATGCTTTATGTGGTTTTTCTAATTTTTCATGTATTGGTATCCAAATTGGTGGTATAGGTGCGTTAGTGCCAGAAAAGCGCCAATGGCTTAGCGAGCTTGGACTACGTGCTGTGTTGGGTGGTGCACTGGCTAATTTGCTTTCAGCGATGGTAGCCAGTCTCGTATTGTAA
- the prfA gene encoding peptide chain release factor 1 has protein sequence MNSFHIAWDELQQRYNELSEQLTTSVLDNNKRHVVQKELSSLSTLLNKHKDIVGLTCEITQIEALITGNTDTEMAALYDEELAALRLKLAKEYESLDKLMFPANPLDDRSVFLEIRAGTGGQEASLFAADLLRMYTNYALKQNWRVAVTHSSTTDLGGYREIVLHIEGKEVYGHLKFESGVHRVQRVPQTETAGRIHTSTATVAVLPEAEEVDIAINPSDLRVDVYRSSGAGGQHVNTTDSAVRITHIPTGVAVACQEERSQHKNKAKALKMLQSRLLAAQHEKHEAELSQKRKELVGSGMRAEKVRTYNFPQNRVTDHQVEVTLKKLDMVMGGDLDEIIDALRVHEHEQRRKNPLIFKQ, from the coding sequence ATGAACAGTTTTCATATTGCTTGGGATGAGTTACAACAACGGTATAATGAGCTCTCTGAGCAGCTTACTACATCCGTTCTTGATAACAATAAACGCCATGTAGTTCAAAAAGAGCTTTCATCACTTTCTACGTTACTTAATAAACACAAAGATATTGTGGGATTAACGTGCGAAATTACTCAAATAGAAGCTCTTATTACTGGTAATACCGATACAGAGATGGCAGCTCTTTATGATGAAGAGCTTGCAGCTCTGCGTTTAAAATTAGCAAAAGAATATGAATCTCTTGATAAGCTTATGTTCCCTGCCAATCCGCTGGATGATCGCTCGGTGTTTTTAGAAATACGTGCAGGTACTGGTGGTCAAGAGGCTTCTCTTTTTGCTGCAGATCTTTTACGTATGTATACTAACTATGCTCTTAAGCAAAACTGGCGTGTTGCTGTAACTCATTCAAGTACCACCGATTTAGGTGGGTACCGCGAAATTGTGTTACATATTGAAGGCAAAGAAGTATATGGCCATCTAAAGTTTGAGTCAGGCGTTCATAGAGTACAACGTGTTCCTCAAACTGAAACTGCAGGCCGTATTCATACTTCTACTGCTACAGTAGCAGTGCTGCCTGAAGCTGAAGAGGTAGACATAGCTATCAACCCAAGCGATTTACGTGTTGATGTATATCGTTCAAGTGGTGCTGGTGGTCAACATGTTAATACTACCGATTCGGCTGTTCGTATAACGCATATACCAACCGGAGTTGCTGTTGCGTGTCAGGAAGAACGTTCGCAGCATAAAAATAAAGCTAAAGCACTTAAAATGTTACAATCGCGTCTGCTTGCAGCACAGCATGAAAAACATGAAGCTGAACTTAGCCAAAAACGTAAAGAACTTGTCGGTAGTGGCATGCGTGCTGAAAAAGTGCGTACTTATAATTTTCCACAAAATCGCGTAACAGATCATCAAGTTGAAGTAACGCTCAAAAAGCTTGATATGGTTATGGGCGGCGATCTTGATGAAATTATTGATGCACTGCGTGTTCATGAGCATGAACAAAGGCGTAAAAATCCTCTTATCTTTAAACAATAG
- the rpmE gene encoding 50S ribosomal protein L31, which produces MKKEIHPNLNEVLAHCACGNEFKTTSTRRELRATICSNCHPFFTGSQKLVDTAGRIEKFEKKYKKGNK; this is translated from the coding sequence ATGAAAAAAGAAATACATCCAAATCTTAATGAAGTGTTAGCACACTGTGCTTGTGGTAACGAGTTTAAAACAACCTCTACCAGAAGAGAATTACGCGCAACTATTTGCTCTAATTGTCATCCGTTTTTTACTGGGTCACAAAAGCTTGTAGATACAGCAGGTCGTATTGAGAAGTTTGAAAAGAAGTATAAAAAAGGTAACAAGTAA
- a CDS encoding DEAD/DEAH box helicase, with protein sequence MSKYSNEKRRSEKKDSFMPATGKSGTKSYGTPSGKPKTGSSQGFNRNPKPAQSRKAVKSYNPLLFIKKVEEQSVAAVYTPKHNFVDFLIDDQIKANISARGYVTPTPIQDQAIPLLLQGKDVIATANTGTGKTAAFLIPLVHNVLTKKINRVLIVTPTRELAAQIQSELDFFKAKTGLGSVLCIGGLSLKLQMQQLKKEPAFIIGTPGRLLDLEQNASLHFRKYDAIVLDEVDTMLDMGFINDIKYIIGKLPEKRHSLFFSATISPAIAQVMDGFLHNPVSISVKTRQSSENVNQDVVKVAEKNKIEVLHDLLIKPAFTRVIIFSRTKRATDKLAKALKERGFEAAAIHGDKTQTQRKKALDMFKADAVKILLATDVVARGIDIDDVSHVINYDLPQTYEDYIHRIGRTGRASKIGQALTFIE encoded by the coding sequence ATGTCAAAATACAGCAACGAAAAACGTCGATCAGAAAAAAAAGACAGCTTTATGCCTGCTACAGGTAAAAGCGGCACTAAGTCTTATGGTACACCAAGCGGCAAACCTAAAACAGGTAGCTCACAAGGCTTTAACCGTAATCCAAAACCTGCTCAGTCAAGAAAAGCAGTTAAAAGTTATAACCCTTTATTATTTATAAAAAAAGTTGAAGAGCAATCTGTAGCGGCAGTTTATACGCCAAAACATAACTTTGTAGATTTTTTAATTGATGATCAAATTAAAGCAAATATTAGTGCGCGTGGGTACGTTACTCCTACACCTATACAAGATCAAGCTATACCGTTATTGTTACAAGGCAAAGATGTTATTGCTACTGCAAATACCGGTACAGGTAAAACTGCAGCTTTCTTGATACCCTTAGTGCATAATGTGCTTACTAAAAAAATAAATAGAGTACTTATAGTTACTCCTACACGTGAACTAGCAGCTCAAATTCAGAGTGAACTTGATTTTTTTAAAGCTAAAACAGGATTAGGCTCAGTGCTTTGTATTGGTGGTTTAAGCTTAAAGTTGCAAATGCAGCAGCTTAAAAAAGAACCAGCATTTATTATAGGGACTCCGGGTAGATTACTTGATTTAGAACAAAATGCGAGTTTACACTTTCGTAAATATGACGCTATTGTGTTAGATGAAGTTGATACTATGCTTGATATGGGTTTTATTAATGATATTAAATATATTATTGGTAAACTACCAGAAAAAAGACATTCATTGTTTTTCTCTGCAACTATCTCTCCCGCTATTGCACAAGTAATGGACGGCTTTTTACATAACCCAGTTTCTATAAGTGTGAAAACCAGACAATCATCTGAAAATGTAAACCAAGATGTAGTAAAAGTAGCAGAAAAAAATAAAATTGAAGTATTGCATGATCTTCTTATTAAACCTGCTTTTACACGAGTAATTATATTTTCACGTACAAAAAGAGCAACTGATAAACTCGCAAAAGCATTAAAAGAGCGTGGATTTGAAGCTGCGGCTATTCATGGTGACAAAACGCAAACTCAAAGAAAAAAAGCTTTAGATATGTTTAAAGCTGATGCTGTTAAAATTTTGTTGGCAACTGATGTCGTTGCACGTGGTATAGATATTGATGATGTATCACATGTGATTAATTATGATTTACCGCAAACCTATGAAGATTATATTCACAGAATAGGCAGAACCGGACGAGCAAGCAAAATAGGTCAAGCGCTTACTTTTATTGAGTAA
- a CDS encoding M15 family metallopeptidase, with protein MYLSKQKSLRASIIISIFINHHFCLALTQEARSKGFVYLHEIDPSIYVSLRYASSNNFMGRSIEGYKKPIVILTLSAAQALKRVQAEVKKNGYSVVVYDAYRPQQAVDSFVRWSKDTQDDTKKSEYYPRVKKADILKLGYVAQRSGHSRGSTVDVTLIKTGQHLHAIKPTKLKLLDGYTITFLDDGTVDMGSSFDLFDEASHGESTLVEEKYRKSRRYLKTSMEKQGFKGYAKEWWHFTLNNEPFSAGNNTSYFNFSVK; from the coding sequence ATGTACTTATCTAAACAAAAAAGTTTACGAGCTAGTATTATAATTAGCATTTTTATTAATCATCACTTTTGTTTAGCGCTTACACAAGAAGCAAGGTCTAAAGGTTTTGTGTATTTACATGAAATAGACCCATCTATTTATGTTTCTTTACGTTACGCAAGCAGCAATAACTTTATGGGCAGATCTATTGAAGGGTATAAAAAACCGATTGTTATACTTACACTATCAGCAGCTCAAGCATTAAAAAGAGTGCAAGCAGAGGTCAAGAAAAATGGCTATAGTGTAGTTGTCTACGATGCCTATCGACCACAACAAGCAGTTGACAGTTTTGTGCGTTGGTCTAAAGATACTCAAGATGATACCAAAAAAAGTGAGTATTATCCACGTGTAAAGAAAGCAGATATACTTAAACTTGGTTATGTTGCACAACGTTCAGGTCACAGTAGAGGTAGTACTGTTGATGTTACTCTTATCAAAACAGGTCAACATCTTCATGCTATTAAACCCACAAAACTTAAACTTTTAGATGGGTATACTATTACTTTTCTTGATGATGGTACTGTTGATATGGGTTCGTCTTTTGATTTGTTTGATGAGGCTTCTCATGGTGAAAGTACACTTGTAGAAGAAAAGTATAGAAAATCAAGAAGATATTTAAAAACTAGTATGGAAAAGCAGGGATTTAAAGGTTACGCCAAAGAATGGTGGCATTTTACTTTGAACAATGAGCCTTTTTCCGCTGGTAACAATACTAGTTATTTTAATTTTAGTGTAAAGTAA
- a CDS encoding ATP-binding protein: MIHRELLSTLKEIALQLPVIALLGPRQSGKTTLSKIAFDKHVYISLEDLDVRAQVMEDPRSFLERYRNPHGIILDEIQNVPSILSYIQTYVDSEKVYGYFILTGSQNFLVNQAVTQTLAGRIAILTLLPLSISELQENSLLPLTVEELVYRGAYPRLYDENIKPFVWYPSYTLTYIERDVRQVAHVQDLTIFQLFLKLCAGRIGQLLNLSSLANDCGIPLRTAQHWISLLQSSYIVFLLQPHYKNFNKRLVKTPKLYFYDTGLACSLLGIDSPDQVYTHYLKGSLVECLIISELQKQYYNRARLPNLYFWRDSHGHEVDCIIEKGIQLIPVEIKAGKTVSSDYFTALQYWYRLSEAEQPNGFVVYGGLENQKRNYATVLSWKSANTIISNLYE; encoded by the coding sequence ATGATACATCGCGAGCTGTTATCAACGTTAAAGGAAATAGCTTTACAACTACCAGTTATAGCGCTTTTAGGCCCACGCCAATCAGGTAAGACTACTCTTTCAAAAATAGCATTTGATAAGCATGTGTATATATCCTTGGAAGATTTAGATGTACGTGCTCAAGTTATGGAAGATCCCCGTAGTTTTCTTGAGCGCTATCGTAATCCGCACGGTATTATTTTAGACGAAATTCAGAATGTCCCGAGTATTCTTTCTTATATTCAAACATATGTTGATAGTGAAAAAGTCTATGGCTATTTTATATTAACAGGATCGCAAAATTTTTTAGTTAATCAAGCAGTTACTCAAACTCTGGCAGGAAGAATTGCAATTCTAACACTTTTGCCTCTTTCTATTTCAGAGTTACAAGAAAACTCTCTTTTACCATTAACTGTAGAAGAGCTTGTCTATAGGGGTGCGTATCCTCGCCTCTATGATGAAAATATAAAGCCTTTTGTATGGTATCCTAGCTATACCCTTACCTATATAGAGCGGGATGTTCGGCAGGTAGCTCATGTTCAAGATTTAACTATTTTTCAACTTTTTTTAAAATTATGTGCAGGGCGGATAGGTCAACTGCTTAATCTATCATCGCTTGCAAATGATTGCGGTATACCTTTACGCACTGCTCAGCATTGGATTTCTTTATTACAATCAAGTTATATTGTTTTTTTGTTACAGCCACATTACAAAAATTTCAATAAAAGATTAGTGAAAACTCCAAAACTTTACTTTTATGACACAGGTCTTGCCTGTTCGTTATTGGGTATTGATTCTCCGGATCAAGTATATACTCATTATTTAAAAGGGAGTTTAGTAGAATGCCTTATTATTTCTGAGCTACAAAAGCAATATTACAATAGAGCCCGTTTGCCCAATCTTTACTTTTGGAGAGACAGCCATGGCCATGAAGTAGATTGTATTATTGAAAAAGGTATACAGCTTATTCCAGTTGAAATAAAGGCAGGTAAAACAGTATCTTCTGATTATTTTACGGCGTTACAGTATTGGTATAGATTAAGCGAAGCAGAACAACCGAATGGTTTTGTAGTGTATGGAGGATTAGAAAATCAAAAGAGAAACTATGCAACAGTACTTAGTTGGAAATCAGCTAATACTATTATTAGTAATTTATATGAATGA
- a CDS encoding FCD domain-containing protein — MAKKIQFVSDSTLSQQCYEHIQNEIIEGILTPGQKLKVVPIAQRFNIGQSPVREALSRLTAVGLVDIEENKGFRVATISEADIRDTYRTFTQIENLALEQAIEKGDVSWEASIVAELHKLGLIENKSYFDSYAEWVQQNYNFHVALIRGCNSPTLLEIRRTLYMKFDRYCRMSYQISKRALSLNYKEHKKLAEATLKRDTKTAQALMTYHINGMIEDVIKKFKENKLI, encoded by the coding sequence ATGGCGAAAAAGATACAATTTGTTTCCGACAGCACACTTTCACAGCAATGTTATGAGCACATTCAAAACGAAATAATAGAAGGCATTTTAACACCTGGTCAAAAGCTTAAAGTGGTTCCTATCGCACAGCGCTTTAATATTGGCCAAAGTCCTGTAAGAGAAGCTTTATCTAGATTGACGGCAGTTGGACTAGTAGATATTGAAGAGAATAAAGGCTTTAGAGTAGCGACTATATCAGAAGCTGATATAAGGGACACTTATAGGACCTTTACCCAAATTGAAAATTTAGCTTTAGAGCAAGCAATAGAAAAAGGTGATGTTTCTTGGGAAGCTTCCATAGTCGCCGAGCTTCATAAATTGGGATTAATCGAAAACAAAAGTTATTTTGATTCTTACGCTGAGTGGGTCCAACAGAATTATAATTTTCATGTAGCTTTGATCCGTGGGTGTAATTCTCCAACGCTCCTTGAAATTCGTCGTACTCTTTATATGAAATTTGATCGCTATTGTCGCATGTCTTATCAAATCAGTAAACGTGCATTGTCTTTAAATTACAAAGAACATAAAAAGCTAGCTGAAGCTACTCTTAAGAGAGATACCAAAACCGCACAAGCTTTAATGACTTATCACATTAATGGCATGATTGAAGATGTAATTAAAAAATTTAAAGAAAATAAACTTATTTAG
- a CDS encoding ABC transporter ATP-binding protein, producing the protein MNATNALIKLVKYAAPSTKAIVFASLCSVLNKICDIVPEILIGISIDVIVNQQHSIVAKLGIANPFHQLYLVGFLTALLWILESIFEYAYSITWRNLAQEIQHTLRLKTYEKIQNLDLEYFENKTTGSLLNTLQDDINQLEGFLSQGPNEIIQLTVNIIVMGLLFFYLSPTLALVTLLPVPFVIGIAYYFQHKLANLYEAVRQTSSNLTSHIASRLQGIATIKSYTTEKYELERLQKQSNLYQKANYNANRVTAQYIPIVRMAIMVGFIMSLVVGGVYALQGKIPINWYAALVFLTQRFLWPFTSLATITDMYEKTMACAKRILAILASSPAIIDGNSKSDIQSIKGQIYFKDVSFSYSNGLKVLNKLNFEVPARKIVAFVGQTGSGKSTIIKLLLRFYDASSGSISIDNHAIRDIKLTDLRKSLALVSQDVYLVEGTIAENIAYGTFHASRNDIIKAATMAQAHDFIMALPRGYDTKIQEHGKNLSGGQRQRISIARAIIKKAPIIIFDEATSAIDNETESMIQRSIVQLSANHTIIIIAHRLSTVRNADTIFVLDKGSIIQSGNHEELLKKQGVYANLWNGQLS; encoded by the coding sequence ATGAATGCTACTAATGCTTTAATTAAGTTAGTAAAATATGCAGCACCGAGTACAAAAGCCATAGTTTTTGCCTCATTATGCTCAGTGCTTAACAAGATCTGTGATATTGTGCCTGAAATACTGATTGGTATTTCCATAGACGTAATTGTCAATCAACAACACTCAATTGTAGCAAAGCTAGGCATTGCAAATCCCTTTCATCAATTGTATTTAGTTGGCTTTCTTACTGCATTATTGTGGATTTTAGAATCTATTTTTGAATATGCTTATTCCATTACTTGGCGAAATTTGGCACAAGAGATTCAGCATACACTTCGTTTAAAGACTTACGAAAAAATTCAAAATTTAGATCTAGAATATTTTGAAAATAAGACAACTGGTAGTCTACTAAATACACTTCAAGATGATATAAACCAATTAGAGGGATTTTTAAGCCAGGGCCCCAATGAAATAATACAACTGACTGTTAACATTATTGTTATGGGATTACTCTTTTTTTATCTATCGCCAACGTTAGCACTAGTGACACTGCTACCCGTGCCTTTTGTTATTGGTATCGCCTATTACTTCCAACATAAGTTAGCAAACTTATATGAAGCTGTACGTCAAACTTCCAGTAATTTAACAAGCCATATCGCTTCCCGATTACAAGGTATTGCTACCATTAAATCTTATACAACTGAGAAGTATGAACTTGAGCGTTTACAAAAGCAGAGCAATCTTTATCAAAAGGCAAACTATAATGCAAACCGTGTAACTGCACAGTATATTCCTATAGTGCGCATGGCAATAATGGTCGGGTTTATTATGTCTCTAGTTGTTGGAGGTGTTTACGCTCTGCAAGGGAAAATACCCATAAACTGGTACGCCGCTTTAGTGTTTTTAACGCAACGTTTTTTGTGGCCATTTACGTCACTGGCAACAATCACTGATATGTATGAAAAAACAATGGCATGCGCAAAACGAATACTCGCTATTCTTGCTAGTTCGCCTGCAATTATTGATGGTAATTCTAAAAGCGATATACAGAGCATAAAAGGCCAAATCTATTTTAAAGACGTTTCTTTTTCTTATTCTAATGGCCTGAAAGTTCTTAATAAATTGAACTTCGAAGTCCCTGCACGTAAGATCGTTGCATTTGTTGGCCAGACTGGTTCGGGCAAAAGTACGATTATTAAGCTATTATTACGTTTTTATGATGCCAGTAGCGGTTCAATTTCAATTGATAATCACGCTATAAGAGATATAAAACTTACCGATTTACGTAAGTCATTAGCACTTGTAAGCCAAGATGTTTACCTAGTTGAAGGCACCATAGCCGAGAATATAGCATATGGCACTTTTCATGCATCACGTAACGACATTATAAAAGCAGCCACAATGGCACAAGCGCATGATTTTATAATGGCACTACCACGTGGATATGATACAAAAATACAGGAGCATGGTAAGAATTTGTCTGGTGGCCAACGTCAACGCATCTCAATTGCCCGGGCAATAATTAAAAAGGCCCCTATTATAATTTTTGATGAAGCAACATCCGCTATCGATAATGAAACCGAAAGTATGATTCAACGGTCAATAGTGCAACTTTCGGCAAATCATACAATTATTATAATAGCACACAGACTTTCAACAGTGCGTAATGCTGATACTATCTTTGTTTTAGACAAAGGTTCTATTATTCAATCAGGTAATCATGAAGAACTTTTAAAAAAACAAGGTGTATATGCAAATTTATGGAATGGGCAGTTAAGTTAA
- a CDS encoding MBL fold metallo-hydrolase, which produces MKITFLGAVEGVTGSRYLVEHENIKILVDCGMFQGSQEITQSNSDPFPVDPESIDAVIVTHAHIDHTGYIPVLVKNGFRGKIYCSKGTYALCSLMLVDSGSLQERGAIKFNQRGGPDHPPAVALYTARDAENALKFFNPVDYDTVIDIGTSLKVTLVRSGHILGSSFVIVSDGKQKLTFSGDLGRPQQFMLKAPPALKQTDFLVIESTYGDRLHPQDDPIKIIGDIVNATIAKGGVIIIPCFVIGRTETILYCLHQLKQKNMIPDIPIFLDSPMAIHVANFSCDFKEEYELSSDLCKDIFTLATYTLTAEESKKIDRIEQPAIIIAGSGMADGGRVLFHLKRFISDAKNTVLFVGFQAEGTTGHALVNGEKLIKIDDEYYTVQADIRVLDSLSAHADYDEILKWVGHFENRPKKVFVTHGEKPAAEALKNKIEERFGGTVIVPKYLESFDLD; this is translated from the coding sequence ATGAAAATAACGTTTTTGGGTGCAGTAGAAGGAGTAACAGGATCACGCTATCTTGTAGAGCACGAAAATATAAAAATTTTAGTTGATTGTGGCATGTTTCAAGGATCTCAGGAAATCACTCAGAGCAATTCTGACCCCTTTCCTGTAGACCCGGAAAGCATTGATGCTGTTATAGTAACTCATGCTCATATAGATCATACTGGTTATATACCGGTATTAGTTAAGAATGGTTTTAGGGGCAAAATATATTGTTCAAAAGGCACCTATGCATTGTGCTCTCTGATGCTAGTCGATAGTGGGTCCTTGCAGGAAAGAGGGGCAATAAAATTTAATCAAAGGGGTGGTCCTGATCATCCGCCAGCAGTAGCCTTGTATACAGCACGTGATGCTGAGAACGCATTAAAATTTTTTAATCCGGTTGATTACGATACCGTTATTGATATTGGTACCTCTTTAAAAGTTACCCTAGTGCGCTCAGGACATATTCTTGGTTCATCATTTGTGATTGTATCAGATGGCAAACAAAAACTAACCTTTTCTGGAGACCTTGGACGACCACAACAGTTTATGCTAAAAGCACCACCAGCACTTAAGCAAACTGATTTTTTAGTTATTGAATCAACCTATGGTGATAGGCTCCATCCACAAGATGACCCGATAAAAATTATAGGTGATATTGTTAATGCAACAATAGCAAAAGGGGGCGTTATTATAATTCCTTGCTTTGTTATAGGGCGTACTGAAACGATCCTCTATTGTCTTCATCAATTAAAACAAAAGAATATGATTCCCGATATTCCTATTTTTTTAGATAGTCCGATGGCTATCCATGTTGCTAATTTCTCGTGTGATTTTAAAGAAGAATATGAATTATCATCTGACTTGTGTAAGGATATATTTACTCTTGCTACGTATACGCTCACGGCGGAAGAATCTAAGAAGATCGATCGCATTGAGCAGCCGGCAATAATTATTGCTGGAAGTGGCATGGCTGATGGTGGACGCGTATTGTTTCATCTCAAACGTTTTATTTCTGATGCCAAGAACACGGTCCTTTTTGTAGGGTTTCAGGCAGAAGGTACAACAGGACATGCATTAGTCAATGGTGAAAAACTAATAAAAATAGATGATGAGTACTATACCGTTCAAGCAGACATAAGAGTATTAGACTCTCTTTCTGCTCATGCTGACTATGACGAAATTTTGAAATGGGTTGGGCATTTTGAAAATAGGCCTAAAAAAGTATTTGTTACCCATGGAGAAAAACCAGCTGCAGAGGCATTAAAAAATAAAATAGAAGAGCGCTTTGGTGGTACTGTTATCGTGCCAAAGTATTTAGAATCATTTGATCTAGATTAA